The following proteins are encoded in a genomic region of Arachis stenosperma cultivar V10309 chromosome 4, arast.V10309.gnm1.PFL2, whole genome shotgun sequence:
- the LOC130973523 gene encoding putative disease resistance protein RGA1, whose amino-acid sequence MGMGGGTGPVSICHLETKLANGIVNKKNTLTGDEGSSLIQPSLEFWISCLLSVFGQFFLEENRWQGTMASSTNVVSNTITKITERFNTVRVSYHETMTVIDNIKRHLSTINGVSGKCHGDDASLHIHRHDWITDVMDVLTNLWELLTNTTSLHPKQGTIATSFFSCFFSRTPRGLVLQLEQIEKRLENLAADSTKLSLKDRTKLRRSEARGNETKVHGRREDKEVIIGKILISTKVNGIVSVAAIVGMQGMGKTTLAKSVCDDDRVKDNFVVIWVDAGTHGEFYADSVKKSMIQELDPEKETVAIDENLDLGAVVRGRRFFLVMDDLRSENREEWVKLYEMLKKAATSSGGAVLVTTRNSHVANVVDPNAWRLFRLRKEDSWSLFENLAGGNSSESKIRGVHQKLEKNCKGVPLALVTMARMLKSKPITELKQDHLEEEFMQEMKSIYFNDLPSLHQKQCFAYLSLVFPTHFFSVKVETLIQLWMAEGFLGHVNLNSPSLQHSQPEDLGLDCIQEFSRTSFLVLHDSKIMTYKIGNELIWELSRFVATKDRFCFCVDNRVETVKKTVSRVALSPSLNVTYGIPKFLINTNKTLHTLLFPMPYSYDWSSRIPYEVKLSWSACHELFLAFKCLRVLNLTDLGMKNLPDSIGELKSLRYLDLSHNNMKKLPKSIGKLKHLQTLILSHCHQLRKLPSEFQHLVNLRHLVMDECLQLEHVPLALKKLTSLLTLSHFTVSTRNNKSKHILGFRELVNLKNLSGELEISRLEQLKLKKSEQGLAYLKEKQHLKHLTLKWNHDDNDNHKNHDENDETSLGHLEPHVNLQGLDIVGYKGAKFSDWLLSLENLVTFSLYNCSWCKSLPPLDSFPKLKSLRLERLDSLEYINASQNELRLELLQELSIADCPKLKSWWQEGTEDTTAIFPSISNLKIRYCPKLECMPLYPNLDGNLLLEGSSMKPLLHTIDYSSSNMSLSSSSLPPLYKVQRLTITNVEGKEQSPLPDNWLERFISIHFLCISENMQRMRGFRHLTSLSTMIVTKCSRDDLPYDKQWQGLQSLRRLELQEVDKLKHFPEGVKHLTSLTKLSILSCSELTSLGEGIGELKSLEILLIKDCPKLGSLLGISKLESLKELSITDCRLLLPRCQRETGDDWPQIKHIRRIRLAGASEIYE is encoded by the coding sequence GCAAGGCACAATGGCTTCATCTACAAACGTAGTTAGCAATACCATCACTAAAATCACAGAGAGATTTAACACCGTACGTGTTTCCTATCATGAGACCATGACCGTTATTGATAATATCAAACGCCATCTCTCAACCATCAATGGTGTGTCGGGTAAATGCCATGGTGATGATGCCTCTCTACACATACATAGACATGATTGGATAACCGATGTCATGGATGTGCTCACCAATTTGTGGGAGTTGTTGACAAACACCACTTCTCTGCATCCAAAACAGGGTACCATTGCTACATCATTTTTCTCCTGCTTCTTTAGCCGTACACCTCGTGGTCTAGTTCTCCAGCTCGAACAAATCGAGAAGAGGCTAGAAAACCTTGCAGCTGATTCTACCAAGCTTTCTCTGAAAGACAGAACCAAGTTAAGGAGATCGGAGGCGAGGGGAAATGAAACGAAGGTTCATGGGAGAAGAGAGGATAAGGAAGTTATAATAGGGAAGATTTTGATTTCCACGAAAGTGAACGGTATTGTTTCCGTGGCTGCTATTGTAGGGATGCAGGGGATGGGAAAGACAACACTTGCCAAGTCTGTTTGTGATGATGACAGGGTGAAAGATAACTTTGTGGTGATTTGGGTCGATGCTGGTACACATGGTGAGTTCTATGCTGATTCCGTCAAGAAAAGTATGATTCAGGAACTGGACCCAGAAAAGGAGACTGTTGCAATTGATGAAAATCTTGATCTTGGAGCAGTGGTTCGTGGAAGAAGATTCTTTCTTGTGATGGATGATTTACGGAGCGAGAACCGTGAGGAATGGGTGAAGTTGTATGAGATGCTAAAGAAGGCAGCTACTTCATCTGGTGGTGCAGTTCTTGTAACTACTCGGAATTCTCATGTAGCCAATGTTGTTGACCCAAATGCTTGGAGACTATTTAGGCTAAGGAAAGAAGACTCTTGGTCTCTATTTGAGAATCTTGCTGGAGGAAACTCAAGTGAATCCAAAATTAGAGGAGTTCATCAAAAGTTGGAAAAGAACTGCAAAGGAGTGCCTTTGGCATTAGTAACAATGGCGAGAATGTTAAAGTCAAAACCAATTACTGAATTAAAACAAGACCATTTGGAGGAGGAGTTCATGCAGGAGATGAAGTCTATATACTTCAACGACCTCCCCTCGTTGCATCAAAAGCAATGCTTTGCTTATCTGTCATTGGTATTCCCTACTCATTTTTTTTCGGTTAAAGTGGAGACATTAATTCAGCTTTGGATGGCAGAGGGATTTCTAGGGCATGTAAATTTGAATTCTCCTTCTCTTCAACATTCACAGCCAGAAGATTTGGGCCTTGATTGCATACAAGAATTTTCCCGTACCTCATTCCTAGTTCTTCACGACTCCAAAATCATGACTTACAAGATCGGTAACGAACTGATCTGGGAGTTATCAAGATTTGTGGCTACCAAGGACCGATTCTGCTTCTGCGTGGATAATCGCGTTGAAACTGTTAAGAAAACAGTTAGTAGAGTGGCATTATCTCCTAGCTTAAACGTTACTTATGGGATTCCGAAATTCCTCATTAACACCAACAAAACCTTGCATACCCTTCTCTTCCCCATGCCTTATTCATATGATTGGTCTTCAAGAATTCCATATGAGGTGAAGTTAAGTTGGTCTGCATGTCATGAACTCTTTCTTGCATTCAAGTGTCTGCGTGTACTGAACCTAACAGATCTAGGAATGAAGAATTTACCAGATTCAATTGGAGAGTTAAAGAGCTTAAGGTACCTTGATTTGTCCCACAACAACATGAAGAAACTTCCCAAATCCATTGGTAAGCTGAAGCATTTACAGACATTGATATTGTCTCATTGTCACCAGCTTCGAAAGCTGCCAAGTGAGTTTCAGCACCTGGTGAATCTCAGGCATCTTGTGATGGATGAGTGTCTTCAGCTGGAACACGTGCCGTTAGCTTTGAAGAAGCTAACAAGCCTTCTTACATTGTCGCATTTCACAGTTAGCACACGAAACAACAAGAGCAAACACATTCTAGGTTTTCGGGAGCTTGTTAATCTGAAAAACTTGAGCGGTGAACTGGAAATTTCACGCTTAGAGCAACTGAAACTCAAGAAATCAGAACAGGGGCTTGCCtatttgaaagagaaacaaCATCTGAAGCACCTCACTCTGAAATGGAATCATGATGACAATGACAATCACAAGAATCATgatgagaatgatgaaacatcaTTGGGACATCTTGAGCCACATGTAAATCTTCAAGGACTAGACATTGTGGGCTATAAAGGTGCAAAGTTTTCAGATTGGCTCCTATCGCTTGAGAATCTTGTCACCTTCAGTTTGTACAACTGCTCTTGGTGTAAATCTCTCCCTCCTTTAGATAGTTTCCCTAAGCTGAAATCTCTCCGGCTCGAAAGATTGGATTCTCTGGAATACATAAACGCTAGCCAGAACGAGCTGCGGTTGGAACTCCTACAAGAGCTGTCAATAGCGGATTGCCCCAAGCTCAAGAGTTGGTGGCAGGAGGGAACCGAAGACACCACTGCTATCTTTCCCTCCATATCAAATTTGAAGATCCGATATTGTCCCAAATTGGAATGCATGCCACTGTATCCGAATCTTGATGGAAACCTTCTGTTGGAAGGCTCCAGCATGAAACCACTGTTGCATACCATAGATTACAGCAGTAGCAATATGTCATTATCATCATCTTCTCTTCCGCCACTCTACAAAGTGCAGCGTTTAACAATCACAAACGTGGAGGGGAAGGAACAATCCCCGCTACCGGACAACTGGCTGGAAAGGTTCATATCTATCCACTTTCTTTGTATCAGCGAGAATATGCAGCGAATGAGAGGATTTAGGCACTTGACATCGCTTAGCACAATGATAGTTACAAAATGCAGCAGAGATGATTTACCCTATGATAAGCAATGGCAGGGTCTGCAGAGTCTTCGACGGCTAGAGCTACAAGAAGTGGATAAACTGAAGCATTTTCCGGAAGGAGTGAAACACCTTACATCTCTGACAAAGCTAAGCATCTTGAGTTGTAGCGAGTTGACAAGTCTAGGAGAAGGAATAGGCGAACTCAAATCCCTAGAGATCCTTTTGATTAAGGATTGCCCCAAGTTAGGTTCCCTTCTTGGAATAAGCAAACTGGAGTCTTTGAAGGAGTTGAGCATTACGGATTGTCGCTTGTTGTTGCCGAGGTGCCAGAGAGAAACCGGGGATGACTGGCCACAGATTAAGCATATTAGACGTATCCGATTGGCTGGGGCTTCTGAAATCTATGAATGA